The proteins below come from a single Limosilactobacillus reuteri genomic window:
- a CDS encoding PD-(D/E)XK nuclease family protein, translating to MGTLGFVLGTAAMDHQQVLIDQLVDQIKNASADESFYYLVPNHIKFETEINVLAGLRDRQGFSGSDRFASSRIQVLSFSRLAWYLLRDTPAFQKQHLSKIGMAMLTSQVVQEQASELRLYASEVKQPGFIQKMTAQLEELKNANITADDLTDIISRVKSANDPAANQAWLAKMHDVEIIYHAYEDRLRDRYIGNSELYRQLVSYLQKSPEAAKMHFFIDRFAQFTANEQQVVDALITNAASTTISLTLDRGYPDQNHPNPQELPPKNNLFYSSAMQFHRLWKFGQMHQKEVKVLQNVAFATTPRVGAELQQVDSYFKRYASEPIGPSEREDLSYPPNIQFMTTTNRMTELNNVATKIRQLVASGKYRYRDFLILSRHLDGYQTMIEPVFAAHNIPVFNDHERLMDNHPLVTLLTTLLELPQRGYRTADIIQLLKTWLLVPRTGTGDLMGLSDFQAAVFATENWCLKQAIEGKSAWTTNDPEKIKQLWQAPGTNLTDPKYAQSRLKKLNDQLALVKDFVANHLLPVFDQFKQAQSGQELATALYQFLAAMGVTDRLYAWQQYQSTRDLDLARQPQQVWTTFCQILQEYVEILGQQELRDGTSEVLADFSELLQAGFAAAQYSQIPATLDQVVVSETGIVQSENRKVVFMIGSTDDVMPEMQESDSLLTDQDKDVLSAYLDEDFQYLPGTAIDQLIDEPFVHYTGFMNAKEQLIFSAPQTDSDDKELSISPYMHDMARYFGQPVCEYPLATSKAGQENAIDFVSAPLATINRLVEVSRQIRDEQGVGIDRQPVMPVGWQTVAESLVKLAKQWQQSADTKVQAEGISLGQRLSLVAAGFHYQNKIDSLGNKLAQALYLRTAPDDERGRVLYASISQLQDFYINQYEYFLKYGLRLQKRDELTLSNDRIGTFFHKAMETFVTTIRENNSSFADLAHKDNQMQRDQLIDHALVTAQKNQPTLLRLINSSAQAQFQYQQLTAIVKTMLITLCRQAEYTGSQPVKTEVQFGRIGNQQPGNLGSLDYPLKDNHHIYLRGRIDRIDNLKQGNDNFLTVVDYKSSNHLFDLTSAYYGLSLQLLTYLNGLQANLAELETNNSRLAGALYLRLNNPTIKAAELKKSSLDDLKLKEHQYKGILLNDPQLLRELDKSLDKQAFLYPLKEYKNGKIKANKEALLVTPQQLDWLQNMNKELVINAGNQILSGDLKLNPYRLLTGSNRRTGLDYSDFLDVFQFDNMLDQQNYRDLNPNLAKEAFDNAVQDDDEEDKK from the coding sequence ATGGGAACCCTGGGATTTGTTTTAGGAACAGCAGCGATGGATCATCAGCAAGTGTTGATTGATCAATTAGTTGACCAGATAAAGAATGCATCTGCTGATGAGAGCTTTTATTATTTGGTGCCTAACCATATTAAGTTTGAAACTGAAATTAATGTCCTTGCTGGTCTTCGTGATCGTCAAGGATTTAGCGGAAGTGACAGATTCGCCTCTTCACGCATACAGGTACTTTCGTTTAGCCGGCTTGCTTGGTACCTTTTACGAGATACTCCAGCTTTTCAAAAACAACACCTTTCTAAAATCGGGATGGCGATGCTCACTTCCCAAGTTGTTCAAGAACAGGCAAGTGAGCTCCGTTTATATGCAAGCGAAGTAAAACAACCTGGCTTTATTCAAAAGATGACAGCTCAGCTTGAAGAATTAAAAAATGCTAACATAACCGCCGATGACTTAACTGATATTATTTCCCGGGTGAAGTCCGCGAATGACCCAGCAGCTAATCAGGCGTGGCTTGCTAAAATGCATGATGTTGAGATTATATATCATGCTTATGAAGATCGGCTACGGGACCGGTACATTGGTAATAGTGAGTTATATCGGCAATTAGTGTCTTACCTTCAAAAATCACCAGAAGCTGCTAAGATGCACTTCTTTATTGACCGTTTTGCTCAGTTTACTGCAAATGAGCAACAGGTAGTGGATGCATTAATTACGAATGCCGCATCGACAACTATTTCTTTAACTCTTGATCGTGGATATCCAGATCAGAACCATCCAAATCCCCAGGAACTTCCTCCTAAAAATAACTTGTTTTATTCCTCCGCGATGCAATTTCACCGTTTGTGGAAATTTGGTCAAATGCATCAAAAAGAAGTAAAGGTTTTGCAAAATGTAGCGTTTGCGACGACTCCTCGTGTTGGTGCGGAATTACAACAAGTTGATTCGTATTTTAAGCGTTATGCAAGCGAACCAATTGGCCCCAGCGAGCGGGAAGACCTTTCTTATCCCCCAAATATTCAATTTATGACAACTACCAATCGGATGACTGAATTGAATAATGTGGCCACCAAGATTCGCCAATTAGTTGCTAGTGGTAAATATCGTTATCGTGATTTTCTTATTCTTAGTCGCCACCTTGACGGCTATCAGACAATGATTGAACCAGTTTTTGCGGCACATAATATTCCAGTTTTTAATGACCATGAACGCTTGATGGATAACCATCCACTAGTAACACTTCTTACGACATTATTAGAATTACCGCAGCGGGGCTATCGAACAGCAGATATCATCCAATTGCTGAAGACATGGTTACTTGTTCCACGGACAGGCACTGGCGATCTGATGGGGCTAAGTGATTTCCAAGCAGCTGTTTTCGCCACTGAGAATTGGTGCCTTAAGCAGGCAATTGAAGGAAAAAGTGCTTGGACAACTAATGATCCAGAAAAGATTAAGCAATTATGGCAGGCACCCGGAACGAACCTAACAGATCCAAAATATGCGCAATCACGGTTGAAAAAATTAAATGACCAGTTAGCCCTTGTAAAAGATTTTGTTGCGAATCACTTATTGCCAGTTTTCGACCAGTTTAAACAAGCACAATCAGGCCAAGAACTTGCCACTGCGTTATACCAGTTCTTGGCCGCTATGGGAGTTACAGACCGGTTATACGCTTGGCAACAATACCAAAGTACCCGAGATTTAGACCTTGCGCGTCAACCACAACAAGTCTGGACTACCTTTTGCCAAATTCTCCAAGAATATGTGGAAATCTTGGGCCAACAAGAACTACGGGATGGAACTAGTGAGGTCCTTGCAGATTTTAGTGAATTGCTCCAGGCAGGGTTTGCGGCTGCCCAGTATTCCCAGATTCCGGCAACGTTAGATCAAGTGGTAGTCTCTGAAACGGGAATTGTCCAAAGTGAAAATCGAAAAGTAGTTTTTATGATTGGATCGACTGATGATGTGATGCCAGAAATGCAAGAAAGTGATAGTTTGCTAACTGACCAAGATAAGGATGTTTTGAGTGCTTATCTTGATGAAGATTTCCAATACCTTCCTGGAACGGCAATTGACCAACTGATTGATGAGCCATTTGTTCACTATACTGGTTTTATGAACGCTAAGGAACAGTTGATTTTCTCGGCACCGCAAACTGATAGTGATGATAAGGAACTCAGTATATCGCCATATATGCATGATATGGCTCGCTACTTTGGTCAACCTGTTTGTGAATATCCATTAGCTACTAGCAAGGCCGGACAAGAGAATGCTATTGATTTTGTAAGTGCCCCACTCGCAACAATAAACCGGTTAGTCGAAGTTAGCCGGCAAATTCGTGATGAGCAAGGAGTTGGCATTGATCGTCAACCGGTTATGCCCGTTGGATGGCAAACAGTTGCTGAATCGTTGGTTAAGTTAGCTAAGCAATGGCAACAATCAGCAGATACTAAGGTTCAAGCAGAAGGAATATCACTAGGTCAGCGTCTATCTTTAGTTGCTGCGGGCTTTCATTATCAAAACAAGATTGATTCCCTGGGAAATAAATTGGCTCAGGCACTTTATCTCCGAACGGCACCCGATGATGAGCGTGGACGGGTATTATATGCCTCAATCTCGCAGTTACAAGATTTTTATATTAATCAGTACGAATATTTCCTTAAGTATGGTTTACGGTTGCAAAAACGAGATGAGTTAACCTTATCTAATGACCGTATCGGCACCTTCTTCCATAAAGCGATGGAGACTTTTGTTACAACAATTCGAGAAAATAATTCGTCATTTGCAGATCTTGCCCACAAAGATAATCAGATGCAACGTGACCAGCTGATTGACCATGCATTAGTTACAGCTCAAAAGAATCAGCCAACTTTATTGCGTCTCATTAATTCTTCAGCCCAAGCCCAATTCCAATATCAACAATTAACCGCAATTGTTAAAACAATGTTAATTACATTATGCCGCCAAGCTGAATATACCGGCTCACAACCAGTTAAAACCGAAGTTCAGTTTGGAAGAATTGGTAACCAGCAGCCGGGCAACCTTGGCTCTCTTGATTATCCGCTTAAAGATAATCATCATATTTATCTGCGGGGACGAATTGACCGAATCGATAATCTTAAGCAAGGAAACGACAATTTCTTGACGGTTGTTGACTATAAGTCGAGTAATCATCTTTTTGACCTCACTTCGGCTTATTATGGGCTCTCTCTCCAACTTTTAACCTACCTTAATGGGTTACAGGCAAACTTAGCTGAATTGGAAACGAATAATTCACGACTGGCAGGGGCATTATATCTTCGTTTGAATAATCCGACAATTAAGGCTGCCGAGTTAAAGAAAAGTTCCCTCGATGATTTGAAATTAAAAGAGCACCAATACAAGGGAATCCTCTTGAATGATCCACAATTATTGCGGGAGTTAGATAAGAGTTTAGATAAACAGGCATTCTTATACCCCCTTAAGGAATATAAGAATGGAAAAATTAAAGCTAATAAAGAAGCGCTTCTCGTTACGCCGCAGCAACTTGATTGGTTGCAAAACATGAATAAGGAACTTGTGATTAATGCGGGTAATCAAATTTTGAGTGGTGACTTGAAACTGAATCCTTACCGGTTATTAACTGGAAGCAACCGTCGTACAGGACTTGATTACAGTGACTTTTTAGACGTATTTCAGTTTGATAATATGCTTGACCAGCAAAACTACCGCGACCTAAATCCTAATTTAGCAAAAGAAGCATTTGATAATGCAGTTCAAGACGATGATGAGGAGGATAAGAAGTAA
- the thiM gene encoding hydroxyethylthiazole kinase yields MVQRQINWSLIDRVRTKNPIVLNLANLVTIDKVADAVSAVGASPIMSVEPTEADEMVTLADALSINLGTINEHQATQIKTVLRAATPLKPLVLDPVAVSAIPSRLEFAHLLLNDFHFDVIRGNASEIAALVEADNTSHGIDAGKVPNRVQIAETCARRYHSIVVLTGETDIITDGQVVYENPFSAEMLTMNVGSGDMLSSIIAAFLGTTTNTWDACIVATVLVSAAGVLANRYSVGLGSWQVQFFDQLSIMDTKALLEFFEESEEDYLD; encoded by the coding sequence ATGGTACAACGTCAAATTAACTGGTCACTGATCGATCGAGTTCGTACTAAAAACCCGATTGTCCTTAATCTCGCCAATTTAGTAACAATTGATAAAGTTGCCGATGCCGTTAGTGCTGTCGGAGCGTCGCCGATCATGTCTGTTGAGCCCACTGAAGCAGATGAAATGGTGACACTGGCCGATGCCCTTTCTATCAATCTTGGAACAATCAATGAGCATCAGGCGACACAAATTAAGACGGTTTTGCGAGCTGCCACGCCACTCAAACCCCTCGTTTTAGATCCGGTAGCGGTAAGTGCGATTCCATCCCGCTTAGAGTTTGCCCACTTATTGCTAAATGATTTTCATTTTGATGTTATTCGTGGTAACGCCAGTGAAATTGCTGCTTTAGTAGAAGCTGACAATACTAGTCATGGAATCGACGCTGGTAAAGTTCCCAATCGGGTTCAAATTGCCGAAACGTGTGCTCGACGTTACCATTCAATTGTAGTCTTGACTGGTGAAACTGACATAATAACTGATGGGCAAGTTGTCTATGAAAATCCCTTTTCTGCCGAGATGTTAACGATGAATGTGGGTAGTGGCGACATGCTTTCTAGTATCATCGCTGCATTTTTAGGGACTACTACTAATACTTGGGATGCTTGTATTGTTGCAACGGTTTTGGTATCTGCTGCTGGAGTATTAGCTAACCGTTATTCAGTCGGACTCGGTTCTTGGCAAGTACAGTTTTTTGACCAGCTTTCGATTATGGATACGAAAGCATTACTAGAATTCTTTGAGGAAAGTGAGGAAGATTACCTTGATTAA
- the thiD gene encoding bifunctional hydroxymethylpyrimidine kinase/phosphomethylpyrimidine kinase gives MINDYPQALTIAGTDSGGGAGIPADVKTMQMRGVYSAMVVVAVTAQNTLGVQDALPMPEKLIDEQFASIAGDLKIRVCKTGMLADPLRVRTVVRNLKKYDLGPLIVDPVMVAKGGAKLLSDDAISIVRDELIPLASLVTPNIPEACELTGIAIRDKNDIKKAARELQKRGAKNILIKGGHAESSDKADDYILFEDGNDMWLTAPRVNTKNTHGTGDTISACITAEIAKGHSMEQAIMIGKTYVEKTISKGINVGHGHGPLNHWVKIEGDDLK, from the coding sequence TTGATTAATGATTATCCCCAGGCTTTAACAATTGCTGGAACTGATAGTGGCGGTGGTGCCGGTATTCCAGCGGATGTAAAGACGATGCAAATGCGCGGAGTATACTCAGCAATGGTAGTCGTCGCAGTCACTGCGCAAAATACATTAGGAGTGCAAGATGCCCTGCCAATGCCTGAAAAATTAATTGATGAGCAATTTGCTTCAATCGCTGGTGATTTGAAAATTAGGGTATGTAAAACGGGGATGTTGGCTGACCCTCTCCGTGTAAGAACGGTTGTACGAAATTTAAAGAAATATGATTTAGGACCGCTTATTGTCGATCCGGTCATGGTAGCAAAGGGGGGCGCAAAGTTACTTAGTGATGATGCAATTTCAATTGTAAGGGATGAACTTATCCCCCTCGCCTCTCTGGTTACGCCAAACATTCCAGAAGCTTGTGAGTTGACGGGAATCGCAATAAGGGATAAAAATGATATTAAAAAGGCTGCCCGCGAATTACAAAAGCGTGGAGCAAAAAATATTCTCATAAAAGGTGGCCATGCAGAATCTTCAGACAAAGCTGATGATTATATTTTATTTGAAGATGGTAATGATATGTGGTTAACTGCGCCTCGTGTTAATACTAAAAATACTCATGGGACTGGTGATACAATTTCTGCATGTATTACTGCGGAAATTGCTAAGGGTCACTCCATGGAACAGGCAATTATGATTGGGAAGACATATGTCGAAAAGACGATTAGCAAGGGTATTAATGTTGGTCATGGTCATGGGCCACTTAATCACTGGGTTAAAATTGAAGGAGACGATCTAAAATGA
- the thiE gene encoding thiamine phosphate synthase — protein MMFDPKMLQVYLVGGTQDVHNDVVKFLEKVELAMKSGITAFQYREKGNSKLRPNERVDLGLELRTLCTRYGIPLIVDDDYELAQQINADGVHVGQNDTKIEQVSVAVGHQMFIGYSCNTPEQVERANTMDFVDYIGCGPVFPTKSKSDADAAIGINRLERLNMISERPVVAIGGIDEENMKVVHDTGVAGLAVISLVFDSKDLAATVKKMKNLYK, from the coding sequence ATGATGTTTGATCCAAAAATGTTACAAGTATACTTAGTTGGTGGAACACAAGATGTCCATAATGACGTTGTTAAATTTCTTGAAAAAGTGGAGCTAGCAATGAAGAGTGGTATCACTGCCTTCCAATATCGAGAAAAGGGAAACTCGAAGTTACGGCCTAATGAACGAGTAGACTTAGGACTAGAACTACGGACCTTATGTACGCGCTATGGAATTCCATTGATTGTTGATGACGATTATGAATTGGCTCAGCAAATAAACGCTGATGGAGTTCACGTTGGACAAAATGATACTAAAATTGAACAAGTATCTGTCGCTGTAGGTCATCAGATGTTCATCGGCTATTCCTGTAATACACCAGAACAAGTTGAACGTGCTAATACAATGGACTTTGTTGATTATATTGGTTGTGGTCCCGTTTTCCCTACAAAATCAAAGTCTGACGCTGATGCTGCTATTGGTATCAATCGTCTTGAACGTTTAAACATGATTAGCGAACGTCCTGTAGTTGCAATTGGGGGCATCGATGAAGAAAATATGAAAGTTGTTCATGACACCGGCGTTGCAGGGCTAGCTGTTATTTCCTTAGTCTTTGATAGCAAGGATCTTGCAGCAACTGTAAAGAAAATGAAGAATTTGTATAAATAA
- a CDS encoding chloride channel protein — protein sequence MKETQKNTPLAVATVVLGIVVGFSSLILSAILDLTEHYFLNFNETNKIPVNINIFPLHRFVSVLIGGIIATIIWYFLQRHYHPVSIKNALNGKEMPLRKTFIHVVTQIFFVGTGNSIGRELAPREAGAAIAQKWSRMLNSYRWLHLNDEDKRLLIAAAAGAGFAGVYIAPITGTVFCLEILYRRINARSVSVSLIMSVIATMIGSILKGFEPYYIVRSRDFSLLSVPLAIVLGLILGVTGTWFKQGVKAASSKRATGKNIFWQLPLLSFSAGAIAAFYPQIMGNGRGLAQLAMNTTTVNSQVLGALLFGLVAKVIVTLFTIKCGGYGGTLTPSIAAGAVIGVFLGIPYMHFFPVVTLTQCAVIGASLFLAASQQAPLMALFMLFEVCHLNFTAFLPLGIGVAISIGISKWMQEAKARTK from the coding sequence ATGAAAGAAACGCAAAAGAACACTCCATTAGCTGTTGCAACGGTTGTTCTTGGAATAGTCGTTGGTTTTAGCTCATTGATCCTTAGCGCTATTCTAGATTTAACAGAGCACTATTTTTTAAACTTTAACGAGACAAATAAGATTCCAGTTAATATTAATATTTTTCCTCTTCATCGATTTGTCTCAGTGCTAATAGGGGGGATAATTGCTACAATTATTTGGTACTTTCTTCAACGTCATTATCATCCGGTTAGTATTAAGAATGCTCTGAATGGTAAAGAGATGCCGTTAAGAAAAACATTTATTCACGTGGTTACCCAGATCTTTTTCGTAGGGACTGGGAATTCCATCGGTCGTGAATTAGCCCCACGAGAAGCAGGGGCTGCTATCGCTCAGAAATGGTCTCGAATGCTTAATTCTTATCGGTGGTTGCACCTTAATGATGAAGATAAACGTTTATTAATCGCCGCTGCTGCTGGAGCTGGATTCGCGGGGGTCTATATTGCACCTATTACAGGAACTGTTTTCTGTTTAGAAATTTTATATCGGCGCATTAATGCCCGTTCAGTTTCCGTTAGCTTAATCATGTCAGTAATCGCAACGATGATTGGTTCGATTTTAAAAGGATTCGAACCATATTATATTGTTAGGAGTCGAGATTTCTCTTTGCTATCTGTTCCATTAGCAATTGTGCTAGGATTAATCCTTGGAGTAACCGGAACCTGGTTTAAACAAGGAGTTAAAGCAGCTTCTAGTAAACGAGCAACGGGTAAAAATATTTTCTGGCAATTACCACTTTTATCGTTCTCAGCAGGAGCAATTGCAGCTTTTTATCCACAAATTATGGGAAACGGGCGGGGACTTGCTCAATTAGCCATGAATACGACCACCGTCAATTCTCAGGTCCTAGGAGCGCTCTTGTTTGGTCTAGTTGCTAAAGTAATAGTTACCTTATTTACAATCAAATGTGGAGGCTATGGAGGAACACTGACGCCATCGATTGCCGCTGGAGCAGTTATTGGAGTATTTCTCGGTATTCCTTATATGCACTTCTTCCCGGTTGTTACCTTAACGCAGTGTGCAGTTATTGGGGCCTCATTGTTTTTAGCAGCGTCACAGCAGGCACCGTTAATGGCATTATTTATGTTATTTGAAGTTTGTCACCTTAACTTTACAGCTTTTCTTCCGTTGGGGATTGGAGTTGCAATTTCAATTGGAATTTCAAAGTGGATGCAGGAAGCAAAAGCAAGGACAAAATAA
- a CDS encoding glycoside hydrolase family 31 protein → MNNQLCGYAIVDQKITINYQNSAIVLSVITPEIIRVFQDHGEKGASYAIEGNKTIKTNFTVLDHGDHLELTTAALIVKIYDNEKMNVYDKEGHPLVIDYQGKRTPIDRGLDKAHAKLVAAEGHDIAGGSDQDKTYFEVIKSLATDEQIYGLGDKTGYLNKRGYEYDNWNTDNPAPQVESFTRLYKSIPFMLGLKNGHPYGLFFDNPYRSHLDLGKENANYYFYSAVAGNLDYYIIGGPHLSDIVKNYTYLTGRVPLPQKWVLGYQQSRWGYSVSPEKVQEIATKLRENDLPCDVIHFDIDYMDGYRVFTWNKEKFTDPQAFVSKLRDQGFRVMPIIDPGVKQDKKYKIYKEGIKKGYFVKNPDGTVYVNKVWPGDAVFPDFGREEVQQWWADNCKYLVDTGTAGIWDDMNEPASFEGEIPDNIVFSDGKSPSTHKKLHNVYGHNMAKATYNGLKKYSHKRPYVITRAAYAGTQKYSTVWTGDNQSLWPHLQMMIPQLCNLGMSGFAFAGTDIGGFGADATAEMLTRWIEAALFSPLYRNHASMGTREQEPWVFGEPTLSIYRKYLKLRYRFIPFLYDLCYKETKNGLGIMRPLVLNYDQDPTVRTMNDEYMVGDELLVAPVVQEGQNTRAVYLPAGEWIDFWNGVEYAGKRSILVEAPIDKLPLFVKKNTIIPWGPEVSHISDEPNETMTFRLYGQHASYTHYQDNGLDFAYQSGEYNLYQIKASQNRVTIDMAHNGYDKNYRKIFVELNDQKLTFEFNPQTQTYVQQ, encoded by the coding sequence ATGAATAACCAATTATGTGGATATGCAATTGTTGATCAAAAGATTACGATTAATTATCAAAACAGTGCTATTGTTTTATCAGTTATTACGCCTGAAATCATTCGAGTATTTCAAGATCACGGTGAAAAAGGAGCATCATATGCTATTGAAGGCAATAAAACAATTAAAACTAATTTTACAGTCTTAGATCATGGTGACCATCTTGAATTAACTACGGCAGCGTTAATTGTAAAAATATACGACAACGAGAAAATGAATGTATATGACAAGGAGGGTCATCCATTAGTTATTGATTATCAGGGTAAGCGAACACCGATTGACCGTGGATTAGATAAGGCCCATGCAAAATTAGTTGCTGCCGAAGGTCATGATATTGCTGGTGGAAGTGACCAAGATAAGACATATTTTGAAGTAATTAAATCTTTAGCCACTGATGAACAGATATATGGTCTTGGTGATAAAACTGGGTACTTGAATAAACGTGGCTACGAATACGATAACTGGAATACTGATAATCCAGCACCTCAAGTAGAAAGTTTTACCCGGCTTTATAAATCTATTCCTTTCATGTTAGGCTTGAAGAACGGTCACCCATACGGTCTTTTCTTTGATAATCCTTATCGGAGCCATCTTGATTTAGGAAAAGAAAATGCTAATTACTACTTTTATTCCGCAGTCGCCGGTAACCTTGATTATTACATTATCGGTGGTCCGCACTTGAGCGATATTGTTAAAAATTATACTTACCTTACTGGGCGCGTTCCATTGCCACAAAAATGGGTACTTGGTTATCAGCAATCGCGTTGGGGATATAGTGTAAGTCCTGAAAAAGTTCAAGAGATTGCGACTAAACTACGAGAAAATGATCTTCCTTGTGACGTGATCCACTTTGACATTGACTATATGGATGGTTACCGAGTATTTACTTGGAACAAAGAAAAGTTTACTGATCCTCAAGCATTTGTTTCAAAGTTGAGAGACCAAGGATTTAGAGTAATGCCGATTATTGACCCCGGTGTTAAGCAAGATAAAAAGTATAAAATTTATAAAGAAGGAATTAAGAAAGGATACTTTGTTAAGAATCCTGATGGGACCGTTTATGTTAATAAGGTTTGGCCTGGCGATGCTGTTTTCCCTGACTTTGGCCGAGAAGAGGTACAACAATGGTGGGCTGATAATTGTAAATACCTTGTTGATACCGGAACAGCTGGAATTTGGGACGATATGAACGAACCAGCATCGTTTGAAGGTGAAATCCCTGATAATATTGTCTTTAGTGACGGAAAATCCCCTTCTACTCATAAGAAATTGCATAATGTTTATGGACATAATATGGCAAAGGCTACTTACAATGGATTAAAGAAATACAGTCATAAACGACCTTATGTCATTACTCGGGCTGCTTATGCGGGAACGCAAAAGTATTCAACCGTCTGGACAGGTGATAACCAAAGTTTGTGGCCTCATCTACAAATGATGATTCCTCAATTATGTAATTTAGGAATGAGTGGCTTTGCCTTTGCGGGAACTGATATTGGTGGATTTGGTGCAGATGCCACGGCCGAAATGCTAACACGGTGGATTGAGGCAGCCTTATTTAGTCCTCTCTATCGTAATCACGCTTCAATGGGAACCCGTGAACAAGAACCTTGGGTATTCGGTGAACCAACGCTCTCAATCTACCGGAAGTATTTAAAGTTAAGGTATCGTTTTATTCCATTCTTATACGATCTTTGTTACAAGGAGACAAAGAATGGGCTCGGAATAATGCGTCCGTTAGTATTAAACTACGATCAGGATCCTACTGTTCGGACAATGAACGATGAATATATGGTTGGCGATGAATTACTAGTAGCTCCAGTAGTTCAAGAAGGCCAAAATACACGAGCAGTCTACTTGCCAGCAGGGGAGTGGATTGACTTTTGGAACGGTGTTGAATATGCAGGTAAGCGGTCAATTTTAGTAGAAGCGCCAATTGATAAGTTACCACTATTCGTTAAAAAGAATACGATTATTCCATGGGGCCCTGAAGTAAGTCATATTAGTGATGAACCTAATGAAACAATGACCTTCCGCTTATATGGACAACATGCCTCATATACTCATTACCAAGATAACGGCCTTGACTTTGCTTATCAAAGTGGTGAATACAACCTTTATCAAATCAAGGCTTCTCAAAATAGAGTAACAATAGATATGGCTCATAATGGTTATGATAAAAATTACCGGAAGATCTTTGTAGAATTAAATGATCAAAAATTAACATTTGAATTTAATCCCCAAACACAAACATATGTCCAACAATAA
- a CDS encoding phosphatase PAP2 family protein, which translates to MHKKAQIGFGLFCWILFGVLLFNVLTKSPFVRLIDAGGFDLTAPVSKFKTTILTELTFMGDPVTVGIITIGLMLLLWRRGRATDSVWYGMLQFIGYCLVILIKYSVTRLRPSFRLIDVSGYSFPSGHTFSTAIFTFTILALLLPYCKVKWQRVILGIVGALWIIIIMYSRVYLRAHFTSDVIGAFLLASGWWLLANSQRAIFFHWLQKPVNKV; encoded by the coding sequence ATGCATAAAAAAGCACAAATCGGATTCGGACTTTTTTGTTGGATTTTATTCGGAGTATTACTCTTTAATGTTTTAACTAAATCTCCATTTGTTCGTTTAATCGATGCAGGTGGCTTTGATCTGACTGCCCCAGTGTCTAAGTTTAAGACTACTATCCTGACCGAATTAACCTTTATGGGTGACCCAGTTACAGTCGGCATTATAACAATCGGCTTAATGCTCCTGTTATGGCGTCGCGGAAGAGCAACTGATAGTGTTTGGTATGGCATGTTACAATTTATTGGTTACTGTTTAGTTATCCTCATCAAGTATAGTGTTACTCGTCTCCGTCCTTCCTTTCGGTTAATTGATGTTAGTGGATATAGTTTCCCAAGTGGGCATACTTTTTCAACTGCTATTTTCACTTTTACGATCCTAGCCCTCCTTTTACCCTATTGTAAAGTTAAATGGCAGAGGGTAATCTTAGGAATCGTCGGCGCTCTATGGATCATTATTATTATGTATTCGCGAGTTTATTTACGAGCTCATTTTACTTCCGATGTGATCGGGGCCTTTTTATTAGCTAGTGGATGGTGGTTATTAGCTAATAGTCAGCGCGCTATTTTCTTTCATTGGTTACAAAAACCAGTCAATAAAGTCTAA